From one uncultured Paludibacter sp. genomic stretch:
- a CDS encoding conserved exported hypothetical protein (Evidence 4 : Unknown function but conserved in other organisms), with amino-acid sequence MNRLNINIVLFFILFVSFVFQSCENEKASPIPNSTVDLRLNLSTIYSTFKGSINDTLVFDPYDNVNNEQTGYGVYYVGYSGILVYTDLEGKYLAFDLCCPYEVDRHTRIYPNENGEAVCKVCGSKFILYYGGAVSKGPSKYPLKSYQANFQSTSSGDFLIIRN; translated from the coding sequence ATGAATAGGTTAAATATAAATATTGTATTATTTTTTATATTGTTTGTTTCATTTGTTTTCCAATCTTGTGAAAATGAAAAAGCATCTCCTATTCCGAATTCAACGGTCGATTTACGTTTGAATTTATCCACGATTTATTCAACTTTTAAAGGTTCTATTAACGATACCCTCGTTTTTGACCCTTACGATAATGTAAATAACGAACAAACCGGTTATGGCGTATATTATGTGGGTTACAGCGGGATTTTAGTTTATACCGATTTAGAAGGAAAATACCTCGCTTTTGATTTATGTTGTCCGTATGAGGTGGATAGACATACTCGTATTTATCCTAATGAAAACGGAGAAGCTGTTTGTAAAGTTTGTGGTTCAAAATTTATTTTGTACTATGGCGGAGCCGTGTCAAAAGGTCCTTCAAAATATCCGCTAAAATCTTATCAGGCAAATTTCCAAAGCACTTCGAGCGGGGATTTTTTAATTATTAGAAACTGA
- a CDS encoding conserved hypothetical protein (Evidence 4 : Unknown function but conserved in other organisms) — protein sequence MKNKTLIMKYIQFFIISLFFLFAFTIVAQKKTVRQLDPYQKIDKTVLQLPDSLSKTSKDIAAYIASKFEEPNDRARAAFVWIASNIQYDIKNMLAVDFDGDKNEIVNKVLKNRKGICMHYAELYSSVSNQLGIKTYVIVGYTKPKNFTDYLPHAWCASFLDNDWYLFDPTWGSGYIQNATYVKKLNNYYFKLKPEQIIISHIPFDPMWEFLNYPVTNQEFYEGKTFLNKQKPYFNYVDTLINYEKKSDLEKLIDSNRRIEENGIKNYLIINQLQYNKHQIEYYKNKITVENFNLAVGFYNEAVNGLNSFINYRNNQFNPKKTDDEIKGMIKEPENSLEKSRNKLKEIKNLDSQNVENISQLLKSIEEATKKVNEQKIFLDKYFKTPKLLRKSLFYKYSWMGVPIN from the coding sequence ATGAAAAATAAAACTCTTATAATGAAATATATTCAATTTTTTATAATATCATTATTCTTTTTATTTGCATTTACAATTGTTGCGCAGAAAAAAACTGTTCGACAATTAGACCCTTATCAGAAAATAGATAAGACTGTTTTGCAATTACCCGATTCTTTATCTAAAACATCAAAAGATATTGCCGCATATATTGCATCTAAGTTTGAAGAACCAAATGATAGAGCAAGGGCAGCTTTTGTTTGGATTGCATCCAATATTCAATATGATATAAAAAACATGCTTGCAGTGGATTTTGATGGGGATAAAAATGAAATCGTTAATAAAGTTCTCAAAAATCGCAAAGGTATTTGTATGCATTATGCGGAATTATATAGTAGTGTTTCTAATCAACTGGGAATTAAAACTTATGTTATTGTTGGCTATACAAAACCTAAAAATTTCACGGATTATTTACCACACGCGTGGTGTGCGAGTTTTTTAGATAATGATTGGTACTTGTTTGATCCTACTTGGGGCTCAGGTTATATTCAAAATGCTACATATGTGAAAAAACTTAACAATTATTATTTTAAACTTAAACCGGAGCAAATTATCATATCACATATTCCGTTTGATCCTATGTGGGAATTTCTTAATTATCCCGTTACTAATCAGGAGTTCTATGAAGGAAAAACATTTTTAAATAAACAAAAACCTTACTTTAACTATGTAGATACGTTGATAAATTATGAAAAGAAATCTGATTTAGAAAAACTAATAGACTCAAATAGGAGGATAGAAGAAAATGGTATCAAAAATTATCTTATTATCAATCAGTTACAATACAATAAACATCAAATCGAATACTATAAAAATAAAATTACTGTTGAAAACTTTAATTTGGCAGTAGGTTTTTATAACGAGGCGGTAAATGGCTTAAACTCTTTCATTAATTACAGAAATAATCAATTTAACCCTAAAAAAACAGATGATGAAATTAAAGGAATGATTAAAGAACCGGAGAATTCATTAGAAAAATCGAGAAATAAATTAAAAGAAATTAAAAATCTTGACAGTCAAAATGTAGAGAATATTTCCCAGTTGTTGAAATCAATAGAAGAGGCTACAAAAAAAGTGAATGAACAAAAAATTTTTTTAGATAAATATTTCAAAACGCCAAAATTGTTAAGAAAATCATTATTTTATAAATACTCTTGGATGGGAGTTCCAATAAATTAA
- the murI gene encoding Glutamate racemase, whose translation MDKKGAIGIFDSGYGGLTILEQIRKELPEYDYLYLGDNARTPYGTRSFEVVYKFTLECVKYLFSQGCHLVILACNTASAKALRTIQQNDLPKIDPNRRVLGVIRPTVEEIGNLTKTNHVGLLATAGTVQSDSYPIEIHKIFPEIKVTSEACPLLVPLIENNEHKTEGTDFFIRKYVNELMSSDNQIDTVILGCTHYPLISEQIQNALPENVKVISQGELEAKSLKDYLHRHPEIDEKCSKNGTCRYLTTENPEKFSSSASIFLSEEIKAEHVEVNN comes from the coding sequence ATGGATAAAAAAGGGGCAATTGGTATTTTTGATTCAGGTTACGGNGGNTTGACCATTTTAGAGCAAATCCGAAAAGAATTACCGGAATACGATTATTTATATCTGGGAGATAATGCACGCACACCTTACGGAACACGTTCGTTTGAAGTGGTATATAAGTTTACACTGGAATGTGTAAAATATTTGTTTAGTCAAGGTTGTCATTTGGTTATTTTGGCATGTAATACAGCGTCAGCAAAAGCGTTGCGTACTATTCAGCAAAACGATTTACCCAAAATCGACCCAAATCGGCGTGTATTAGGTGTAATTCGTCCTACGGTAGAAGAAATTGGAAACCTAACCAAAACAAATCACGTAGGTTTGCTTGCTACAGCCGGAACGGTACAATCCGATTCTTATCCCATTGAAATACACAAAATTTTCCCGGAAATCAAAGTAACATCTGAAGCATGTCCGCTTTTGGTTCCATTGATTGAAAACAACGAACACAAAACAGAAGGAACTGATTTTTTTATTCGCAAATATGTCAATGAACTAATGAGTTCCGATAATCAGATCGATACGGTAATCTTGGGTTGTACACATTATCCGTTGATTTCGGAACAAATTCAAAACGCATTGCCGGAAAACGTAAAGGTGATTTCGCAAGGAGAATTAGAAGCAAAAAGTTTGAAGGATTATCTTCACCGCCATCCTGAGATAGACGAAAAATGTTCAAAGAATGGAACTTGTCGATACCTTACTACCGAAAATCCCGAAAAATTTTCTTCTTCGGCTTCTATTTTTCTTTCAGAAGAAATTAAAGCGGAACACGTAGAGGTAAATAATTGA
- the alaS gene encoding Alanine--tRNA ligase translates to MTSKEIRQSFLDFFASKDHKIVPSAPMVIKDDPTLMFTNAGMNQFKNIILGNDPIKYPRVADSQKCLRVSGKHNDLEEVGHDTYHHTMFEMLGNWSFGDYFKKEAIEWAWEYLTEWLKLDKDRLYATVFEGSPSENLGRDDEAAQIWAQFLPAERIINGNKKDNFWEMGDTGPCGPCSEIHIDIRSDEERSKVDGLSLINQSHPQVIEIWNNVFMQYNRKADGSLEELPAKVIDTGMGFERLCMSVQGKISNYDTDIFQPIIKEIGKITNRTYGENEKTDVAMRVIADHIRTIAFSITDGQLPSNAKAGYVIRRILRRAVRYGYTFLEQRHAFMYKLIDVLCDVMGGAYPELIAQKTLIEKVIKEEEESFLRTLETGIKLLDKLIDEAKKGRKTEISGVDTFTLYDTFGFPLDLTELILRENGMTADIEGFNSEMQKQKERARNAAAVETGDWITVREGESVFVGYDKTETETEILRYRKVSQKNKSFYQIVLSETPFYAEMGGQVGDKGSLSLNPSPVERDFEEGDAVLIFDTKKENNLSVHLTNALPKDVTATFTAKIDTEKRQSTANNHTATHLLHEALREVLGTHVEQKGSYVSPESLRFDFSHFQKMTREEIREVEAIANRKIRENYPLEEMRETPIAKAQEMGAMALFGEKYGETVRVIRFGTSTELCGGTHVKATGNIGMVKIISESSIAAGVRRIEAITGKAVEDLLNKTQDTVNDAKEMFNNVPDLNKAIQKTLDENSELRKQVESFMHERIMNLRDKLIAEAKEENGVKVIRFRAELPTDAVKTLAFQIKNKLTENAVESVNLSLMVAIGSVYEGKPSLTVLLSDDLVAQGHNAVNITREAAKLIQGGGGGQPHFATAGGKNADGLDKAMELMKL, encoded by the coding sequence ATGACTTCTAAAGAAATTCGCCAATCTTTTCTTGATTTTTTTGCTTCAAAAGACCACAAAATTGTTCCTTCGGCACCAATGGTAATTAAAGATGACCCGACTTTGATGTTTACCAATGCCGGAATGAATCAATTCAAAAATATTATTCTCGGAAATGATCCTATAAAATATCCTCGTGTTGCCGATTCGCAAAAATGTCTTCGCGTAAGCGGGAAACACAACGATTTGGAAGAAGTTGGACACGACACATACCACCACACGATGTTCGAAATGCTCGGGAACTGGTCGTTTGGAGATTATTTCAAAAAAGAAGCCATCGAATGGGCGTGGGAATATCTTACAGAATGGTTGAAATTAGACAAAGACCGTTTGTATGCTACCGTTTTTGAAGGTTCTCCCTCTGAAAATTTGGGTAGAGACGATGAAGCTGCACAAATTTGGGCGCAATTTCTTCCCGCTGAAAGAATTATCAACGGAAATAAAAAAGATAACTTTTGGGAAATGGGAGACACCGGACCTTGCGGACCCTGCTCTGAAATCCATATTGATATTCGTTCTGATGAAGAACGCTCAAAAGTGGACGGATTAAGTTTGATAAACCAAAGCCATCCGCAAGTAATTGAGATTTGGAACAACGTATTTATGCAATACAATCGTAAGGCGGACGGATCGTTGGAAGAACTTCCAGCAAAAGTAATTGACACGGGGATGGGTTTTGAGCGCCTTTGTATGTCGGTGCAAGGAAAAATATCCAATTACGATACCGATATTTTTCAACCGATTATAAAAGAGATCGGGAAAATTACCAACCGTACTTACGGTGAAAACGAAAAAACCGATGTAGCAATGCGTGTGATTGCCGATCATATCCGTACCATTGCATTTTCCATTACCGACGGTCAACTTCCTTCCAATGCGAAAGCGGGATATGTAATACGCAGAATTTTGCGTCGCGCTGTGCGTTACGGATATACTTTCCTCGAACAGCGTCACGCTTTTATGTATAAATTAATTGATGTGCTTTGCGATGTGATGGGAGGAGCTTATCCTGAACTGATTGCGCAAAAAACATTGATTGAAAAGGTAATAAAAGAAGAGGAAGAATCGTTTTTGCGTACACTTGAAACAGGAATCAAATTGCTGGATAAATTGATTGACGAAGCCAAAAAAGGAAGAAAAACAGAAATTTCAGGTGTAGATACATTTACGCTTTACGATACGTTTGGATTTCCGTTGGATTTAACTGAACTTATTCTGCGCGAAAACGGAATGACTGCTGATATTGAAGGATTTAACTCCGAAATGCAAAAACAAAAAGAACGTGCACGGAATGCAGCAGCCGTTGAAACAGGAGATTGGATTACGGTACGTGAAGGCGAAAGCGTGTTTGTTGGTTACGATAAAACTGAAACAGAAACGGAAATTCTCCGTTACAGAAAAGTAAGTCAGAAAAATAAATCGTTCTATCAAATTGTACTTTCCGAAACTCCTTTTTATGCAGAAATGGGAGGTCAGGTTGGAGATAAAGGAAGCCTCTCCCTAAATCCCTCTCCTGTGGAGAGGGACTTTGAAGAAGGCGATGCAGTTCTAATCTTCGATACTAAAAAAGAAAATAATCTTTCAGTACATTTGACAAATGCACTTCCAAAAGATGTAACGGCTACTTTTACGGCTAAAATTGATACTGAAAAACGTCAGTCAACGGCAAATAATCATACGGCAACTCACTTATTACACGAAGCGTTACGCGAAGTCCTTGGCACTCACGTGGAGCAAAAAGGTTCGTATGTAAGTCCTGAAAGTTTGCGTTTCGACTTTTCGCATTTCCAAAAAATGACCAGAGAAGAAATTCGTGAGGTGGAAGCGATTGCAAATCGTAAAATCCGTGAAAATTATCCGTTGGAGGAAATGCGTGAAACACCCATTGCAAAAGCACAGGAAATGGGAGCAATGGCGTTGTTTGGTGAAAAATACGGTGAAACCGTGCGTGTTATCCGTTTTGGAACTTCCACTGAACTTTGCGGAGGCACACACGTAAAAGCCACAGGAAATATCGGGATGGTAAAGATTATTTCAGAAAGTTCCATTGCTGCGGGAGTGCGACGCATTGAAGCCATTACGGGAAAAGCGGTGGAAGATTTATTGAATAAAACACAAGATACGGTAAACGATGCAAAAGAAATGTTCAATAATGTTCCCGATTTGAATAAAGCCATTCAAAAAACGTTGGATGAAAACAGCGAACTGCGTAAACAAGTGGAAAGTTTTATGCACGAGCGGATTATGAATTTACGCGATAAATTGATTGCCGAAGCAAAAGAAGAAAACGGCGTGAAAGTAATCCGTTTCCGCGCGGAACTTCCTACGGATGCGGTTAAAACATTGGCTTTCCAGATAAAAAATAAACTAACTGAGAATGCCGTTGAAAGCGTCAATCTCAGTTTAATGGTTGCCATTGGAAGCGTTTATGAGGGAAAACCATCGTTAACTGTTCTTCTTTCGGACGATTTAGTTGCGCAAGGTCACAATGCCGTAAATATTACGCGTGAAGCAGCAAAACTTATTCAGGGCGGCGGTGGAGGACAACCTCACTTTGCAACCGCCGGCGGTAAAAATGCGGATGGTTTGGATAAAGCGATGGAATTGATGAAGTTGTAA
- a CDS encoding putative Glycosyl transferase family 2 (Evidence 3 : Putative function from multiple computational evidences), producing MFAVFAIAVVVLYILLISRFIKGWDETQVFETDKMPSQIPVTIITAFKNEEKNLAPLANALDKQTYQNFEWILVDDNSTDKSAEIIXEMVXKGFXGVKLIXNKGKGKKEAIXTALQTAKNELIITXDADVIPXENWLLNIVAYQEKYPTDLLICPVKISXSNGFLEKFQQFEFASIIASGAGASKTGMPMLCNGANLSFKKSVWLKNEXKXHFKELSGDXIYLLQAVKKQNGVIRFLKSKNATVQTPPSKXVKKFLHQRKRWAGKKAMYKDKELLVTAXFVFLTSFALXGTAVLALFKDYYPSXLLLLFLAKLTVXTMMFWKIKDFFGLKNVFLNSFIFSLVYPFYVVFTAVSCLFVKNKW from the coding sequence ATGTTCGCTGTTTTTGCCATAGCTGTAGTTGTTTTATATATACTTTTGATAAGTCGTTTTATCAAAGGATGGGATGAAACACAGGTTTTCGAGACGGATAAAATGCCATCACAAATCCCTGTAACAATTATTACAGCGTTCAAAAACGAAGAAAAAAATCTTGCTCCCCTTGCTAACGCTTTGGACAAACAAACATATCAAAATTTTGAATGGATTTTAGTTGATGATAATTCCACCGATAAAAGTGCAGAAATAATAAANGAAATGGTGGNAAAAGGATTTTTNGGTGTGAAGTTGATAGANAACAAAGGAAAAGGNAAAAAAGAAGCTATCAGNACAGCGCTACAAACAGCAAAAAATGAGTTGATTATAACNNTNGACGCCGATGTAATTCCCNACGAAAATTGGCTTTTAAATATTGTNGCGTATCAAGAAAAATATCCAACCGATTTGCTGATTTGCCCGGTAAAGATTAGCNACTCAAACGGTTTTTTAGAAAAATTTCAGCAGTTTGAATTTGCCTCAATAATAGCATCGGGGGCGGGAGCTTCAAAAACAGGAATGCCTATGTTGTGTAACGGNGCGAATTTGTCTTTCAAAAAATCGGTTTGGTTAAAAAATGAGAANAAATTNCATTTTAAAGAACTCTCNGGAGATGANATTTACCTGCTGCAAGCAGTAAAAAAACAAAACGGCGTNATTCGTTTTCTGAAATCTAAAAACGCNACGGTTCAAACTCCGCCAAGTAAAAGNGTAAAGAAATTTCTGCATCAACGAAAACGTTGGGCGGGGAAAAAAGCGATGTACAAAGATAAAGAACTGTTAGTAACCGCATNGTTCGTTTTCTTAACAAGTTTTGCTTTATTNGGAACGGCTGTACTNGCTCTTTTCAAAGATTATTATCCTTCGNTNCTTTTATTGCTATTTCTGGCAAAACTTACCGTNGANACAATGATGTTTTGGAAAATAAAAGATTTCTTCGGATTAAAAAATGTTTTTCTCAACTCGTTTATTTTCTCGCTGGTTTACCCTTTTTATGTGGTTTTTACAGCAGTAAGTTGTTTATTTGTGAAAAACAAGTGGTAG
- a CDS encoding Peptidase M23, with translation MSKIKTFFHFLREKFQRLLKPFRKAKKKFYFNPDTLDYEEIQLSLAYRLRRILIHLLSGILMGIAFFLIFVSLIKSPGEKQALLEKNRMEGQYKALRGQINDIQTILTDLQQRDDNLYRVVFQAEPIPYEIRTNTSNKTEYYKQLLNMTNSEIVATTTKKLDELKKQLYIQSKSYDDLVVLAQNKEKMLECLPAIQPVANKDLTRVASGYGYRIDPIYHTRRFHEGMDFTAPIGTDIYATANGVVTSAGWEQGFGNCVKINHGYGYETLYGHMSSFQVRAGQSVKRGEVIGMVGSTGKSTGPHLHYEVHYRGQIMNPQNYYFMDLTPDEYDKMVQLSNNAGQMFD, from the coding sequence ATGTCTAAAATAAAGACGTTTTTTCATTTTTTGCGGGAAAAATTTCAACGGCTTTTAAAACCTTTCAGAAAAGCTAAAAAGAAGTTTTATTTTAATCCGGATACGCTTGATTACGAAGAAATTCAGTTAAGTTTAGCATATCGGTTAAGGCGTATTTTAATTCATTTACTTTCTGGTATTTTAATGGGGATTGCCTTTTTCCTCATATTTGTGTCGCTTATTAAATCTCCCGGCGAAAAGCAAGCATTGCTCGAGAAAAACCGTATGGAAGGGCAATACAAAGCTTTACGCGGGCAAATAAATGATATTCAAACTATACTTACCGATCTTCAGCAAAGAGATGATAATCTTTATCGTGTTGTTTTTCAGGCGGAACCCATACCTTACGAGATTCGTACCAATACCAGCAACAAAACAGAGTATTATAAACAATTGCTGAATATGACTAATTCTGAAATTGTTGCAACAACTACAAAAAAATTAGACGAACTAAAAAAACAGCTTTATATCCAATCAAAATCGTATGATGATTTAGTTGTGTTGGCACAAAACAAAGAGAAAATGTTGGAATGTCTTCCTGCAATTCAACCGGTTGCCAATAAAGATTTAACACGTGTGGCTTCGGGTTACGGTTATCGTATTGATCCTATTTACCATACACGCCGTTTTCACGAAGGGATGGATTTTACCGCACCAATCGGAACAGATATTTACGCTACCGCCAACGGAGTTGTAACAAGCGCCGGCTGGGAACAAGGATTTGGGAATTGTGTAAAAATAAACCACGGTTACGGTTACGAAACACTTTACGGACATATGTCATCGTTTCAGGTACGCGCAGGACAAAGTGTGAAACGCGGCGAAGTAATCGGAATGGTTGGAAGTACCGGAAAATCTACAGGACCTCATTTACACTATGAAGTACACTATAGAGGTCAAATAATGAATCCGCAAAATTACTACTTTATGGATTTAACACCTGACGAATATGATAAAATGGTTCAGTTAAGCAACAACGCGGGACAAATGTTTGATTAA
- the mdh gene encoding Malate dehydrogenase, which translates to MSKVTVVGAGNVGASCANVIVFNEVADHVVLLDVKEGISEGKAIDIMQTASLLGFDSTIVGCTNDYEKTANSDVIVITSGIPRKPGMTREELIGVNANIVKXVAENALKYSPNAIFVIVSNPMDTMTYLALKALGIPKNRVIGMGGALDTSRFKYYLSQELEANQNEVHCMVIGGHGDTTMIPLTRFASYKGRQITDILDKETLDKTIKSTMVGGATLTGLLGTSAWYAPGAAVAYLVKSIIHDKKKVIPCSVLLEGEYGHNDLCIGVPVVIGENGVEKILDYKLNAEEQALFDKSAEAVHATNDVLREIKAL; encoded by the coding sequence ATGTCAAAAGTAACTGTAGTAGGCGCCGGAAATGTTGGCGCCAGTTGTGCTAATGTAATTGTTTTTAACGAAGTTGCAGACCACGTTGTTTTGCTTGATGTCAAAGAAGGTATTTCAGAGGGAAAAGCTATTGATATTATGCAGACTGCCTCATTATTAGGATTTGATTCAACCATAGTTGGTTGTACAAATGATTATGAAAAAACAGCAAATTCAGATGTTATTGTAATTACTTCAGGTATTCCGCGTAAACCGGGTATGACTCGCGAAGAATTAATCGGAGTAAACGCAAATATTGTAAAANACGTGGCTGAAAATGCACTAAAATATTCTCCAAATGCCATTTTTGTGATTGTAAGTAATCCTATGGATACTATGACTTATTTAGCATTGAAAGCGTTGGGAATTCCNAAAAATCGCGTAATAGGAATGGGAGGCGCTTTAGATACATCTCGTTTTAAATATTATCTTAGCCAAGAGTTGGAAGCAAACCAAAATGAAGTACACTGTATGGTAATTGGCGGACACGGCGATACTACAATGATTCCTTTAACAAGATTTGCTTCCTATAAAGGTCGTCAAATCACAGATATTCTGGACAAAGAAACATTGGATAAAACAATCAAAAGTACTATGGTAGGTGGTGCAACTCTTACAGGATTACTTGGTACCTCTGCTTGGTATGCTCCGGGTGCAGCTGTGGCTTATCTTGTAAAATCAATTATTCACGACAAAAAGAAAGTTATTCCTTGCAGCGTATTACTTGAAGGAGAATATGGACACAACGACCTTTGTATAGGCGTTCCTGTAGTAATCGGTGAAAATGGTGTGGAAAAAATCCTTGATTACAAATTGAATGCAGAAGAACAAGCTTTGTTTGATAAAAGCGCAGAAGCTGTTCACGCCACCAACGATGTATTGAGAGAAATTAAAGCATTATAA
- a CDS encoding conserved membrane hypothetical protein (Evidence 4 : Unknown function but conserved in other organisms): MFKALKQHNRLNESTFLILLSLFCFFSSIFRFIYSDSKLFLFLNWNLFLAFLPWFLTSIAIIYPNLQKKRFFVAVLLLVWLLFFPNAPYILTDLFHLRLYTSVPIWFDLILILSFAWGGLLFGFLSLWDIENILSKFINKKWIIASVSVFLLFLGSFGIYIGRYLRWNSWDIITEPFKLIYDIGDRIVNPFSHPRTWGMTIFMGIFLNILYWSFKMIKSRE, translated from the coding sequence ATGTTTAAAGCTCTGAAACAACATAATCGTTTAAATGAAAGTACATTTCTGATTCTTTTATCTTTATTTTGCTTTTTTAGTTCTATTTTCAGATTTATTTATTCAGATTCTAAACTCTTTCTTTTTCTGAATTGGAATTTATTTTTGGCATTTTTACCGTGGTTTCTTACAAGTATCGCCATCATTTATCCAAATTTACAGAAAAAAAGGTTTTTTGTTGCTGTTTTATTGTTGGTGTGGTTGTTGTTTTTTCCGAACGCTCCTTATATTCTTACGGATTTATTTCATTTGCGTTTGTATACCTCCGTCCCAATATGGTTTGACTTAATATTAATACTTTCCTTTGCTTGGGGAGGTTTGCTTTTTGGTTTTTTAAGTCTTTGGGACATTGAAAATATCTTGAGTAAGTTTATAAATAAAAAATGGATAATTGCTTCCGTTTCAGTATTTTTACTTTTTTTGGGAAGTTTTGGAATTTACATCGGAAGATACTTGCGTTGGAATAGTTGGGACATTATTACTGAACCATTTAAATTGATATATGATATTGGAGATAGAATTGTTAATCCTTTTTCTCATCCACGTACGTGGGGGATGACAATTTTTATGGGAATTTTCCTGAATATTTTGTATTGGTCTTTTAAAATGATAAAAAGTAGAGAATGA
- a CDS encoding conserved hypothetical protein (Evidence 4 : Unknown function but conserved in other organisms), translated as MADIKNDKYTKSRFNAYLGNYMNFGSYLSSYENAFNTLIDSVNTSGFHVDYLAYPILFTARHSLELGFKANIRYFAKYSKKSNFVNTDSHNLIDLFSAFKIHVRESIINLKKKYQIDVEKDDIKDFESYCKMVDDLVDKFDVLDKGSFCFRYPVDKSNKRVFQPTDIVNILDIKELFDKAMILLNHTADIFSKYTDYADYIEQSYEEEMRSTYGY; from the coding sequence ATGGCAGACATTAAAAATGATAAATATACTAAGTCTCGATTTAATGCATACTTAGGAAATTATATGAATTTTGGAAGTTATCTCAGCTCTTATGAAAATGCATTTAACACCTTAATCGACAGTGTAAATACTTCAGGATTTCATGTTGATTACTTAGCATATCCAATTTTGTTTACAGCAAGACACTCATTGGAACTTGGATTCAAAGCTAATATTAGATATTTTGCAAAATATTCTAAGAAGTCAAATTTCGTAAATACTGATAGTCATAATCTTATAGATTTATTTTCTGCATTTAAAATTCATGTTCGAGAATCTATAATAAATCTCAAAAAAAAATATCAAATTGATGTAGAAAAAGATGATATTAAAGACTTTGAAAGTTATTGTAAAATGGTAGATGATTTGGTTGACAAATTTGATGTTCTTGATAAAGGTTCGTTTTGTTTTAGATATCCTGTTGATAAATCAAATAAAAGAGTCTTTCAGCCAACTGATATAGTTAATATCTTGGATATAAAAGAATTGTTTGATAAAGCAATGATTTTACTAAATCATACAGCTGATATATTTTCAAAATATACGGATTACGCTGATTATATTGAACAATCATATGAAGAAGAAATGAGAAGTACATATGGTTATTAA
- a CDS encoding DNA methylase N-4/N-6 domain protein, with amino-acid sequence MNKKIRAPRNKTITLTDEERIFFEKNLFIPKKKELDEREILNKIILGDTLQVIDLLPDEFADLIIIDPPYNLRKDFHGFTFKSSDEQNYLQYLRSWFPQVAKKLKPNGSAYLCGDWKCTAALQTVMNEHLTVINRITWQREKGRGAKKNWKNGMEDIWFGVKNPKEYYFDVEAVKIKRRVIAPYKIDGKPKDWEETEDGNFRMTYPSNFWDDISVPYWSMPENTDHPTQKPEKLIAKLILASCPQNGIVFDPFLGSGTSAVTAKKLGRNYVGIEMNKEYALWAEKRIQNAEFSGSIQGYDEGVFWERNSGK; translated from the coding sequence ATGAATAAAAAAATACGTGCACCGAGAAATAAGACGATTACTTTAACTGACGAAGAAAGAATTTTTTTTGAGAAAAATCTTTTTATTCCAAAGAAAAAAGAATTGGATGAGAGGGAAATTTTAAATAAAATTATTTTGGGCGACACATTGCAAGTAATTGATTTACTTCCCGATGAGTTTGCCGATTTAATTATTATCGACCCGCCGTATAACTTAAGAAAAGATTTTCACGGATTTACTTTTAAATCATCTGACGAGCAAAATTATTTACAATATTTACGTTCTTGGTTTCCGCAAGTAGCTAAAAAATTAAAACCAAACGGTTCTGCTTATCTTTGCGGCGACTGGAAGTGTACAGCAGCGTTGCAAACGGTAATGAATGAACATTTAACCGTTATAAACCGCATTACTTGGCAGCGCGAAAAAGGACGCGGAGCGAAAAAAAACTGGAAAAACGGAATGGAAGATATTTGGTTTGGAGTGAAAAATCCAAAAGAATATTATTTCGATGTGGAAGCGGTAAAAATAAAACGACGTGTAATTGCGCCGTATAAAATTGACGGAAAGCCAAAGGATTGGGAAGAAACCGAAGATGGCAATTTTCGTATGACTTATCCTTCCAATTTTTGGGACGATATAAGCGTTCCGTACTGGTCAATGCCGGAAAACACCGATCATCCCACACAAAAGCCCGAAAAACTTATAGCAAAACTTATTTTGGCAAGTTGTCCTCAAAACGGAATTGTTTTTGATCCCTTTTTGGGCTCGGGAACAAGCGCGGTAACTGCAAAAAAACTGGGTAGAAACTATGTAGGCATAGAAATGAACAAAGAATATGCGCTTTGGGCAGAAAAACGGATACAAAATGCAGAATTTTCAGGTTCTATTCAGGGATACGATGAGGGCGTTTTTTGGGAAAGAAACAGTGGAAAATGA